DNA sequence from the Cardiobacteriaceae bacterium TAE3-ERU3 genome:
TCAAGCAAGGTCGTATGGAAGATGCCACTGTATTTTCGGATAACCCTGTAGATATGGCGGCACACTGGATTGAGCAAGGAGCAACTCGCCTGCATCTCGTCGATCTCAATGGCGCATTTGCCGGTAGCCCGCAAAATGCAGATGTCGTCAGCGCCATTGCCAAACGCTTCCCCGATATTCCACTACAAATTGGCGGTGGAATTCGCGATGAAGCAACAGCCAAACACTACTGGGATTTAGGTGTGGATTATTGCATCATTGGCTCAAAAGCGGTGTCTGATCCGGAGTACGTTGCTGAACTTGCCGCAAAATACCCGAAAAAAATCATTCTTGGTATTGATGCGAAAGATGGCATGGTCGCTACTGATGGCTGGGCAGAAGTTTCAAGTGTCAAGGCTACTGATCTTGCCCGCCGTTTCAGCGCCGACACCATTGCCGCAATTATCTACACCGACATCAGCAAGGACGGCATGATGGGCGGCGTTAACGTCGCACAAACAGCCGAGCTTGCCGCAGCGACTGATATTCCGGTCATCGCTTCCGGTGGTGTCGCCTCACTTGATGACATCATCGCCCTACGTGATGCACAGCCGGCTATTTATGGCACCATCGTCGGCCGTGCTATTTACGACGGTGCATTTACCTTACGCGAAGCATACGAATCTGCTGGCATCTAAATAAGAAAAAGCCGGATGATGGCATCCGGCTTCATATCTATCTTTCTATCAACTGATTAATTACTAAAAGCGTGAGCAGCTTCCAGAGCAATAATCATCATATCGTTGAATGTGGTTTGGCGCTCTTCAGCCGTTGTGGCTTCACCTTTGAGAATATGGTCAGAAACAGTACAAATTGCCGCTGCTCTTACACCAAATTCAGCTGCAACACCATAAATCCCCGCCGCTTCCATCTCTACACCAAGAATATTGTACTTCTTCATCACTTCGAACATGTCAAAGTCTGGCGTGTAGAACAAATCTGCAGAGAACAGGTTACCAACGCGTGCTTTTTTACCGTGAGCTTCAGCTGCATCAACCAGTGCACGGGTCAGCTCAAAATCAGCAATTGCCGCAAAATCATGTCCGCGGAAGCGGATACGGTTAACGCCCGAATCTGTTGAAGCCCCCATACCGATAACAATATCACGCACATTGACATCATCCAGCACAGCACCGCAAGAACCAACGCGAATGATATTTTTCACACCGTATTCTGTGATCAGTTCCTTGGCGTAAATCGAGCATGATGGGATCCCCATGCCGTGCCCCATCACCGAGATTTTTTTGCCTTTATATGTGCCGGTAAAGCCGAACATATTGCGCACATCAGTGACTTGCTCAACGTTTTCAAGGTAAGTTTCGGCAATGTATTTCGCACGCAACGGATCACCAGGCATCAATACCGTTTCTGCAAATGCACCATCGGGAGCATTAATATGTGGGGTCATGTATTTTCTCCAGTCCTTTCAATCGAGATTTGTACATCCGCCCGATAGATCGAGCGGATATAACCACAAAAATTACAAGCTTGCTAATGCCTCGTTAAACGTCTTGCTTGGTCGCATTGCTTGAGCAGCTTTCTCAGCATCTGCAGCGTAGTAACCGTCAATATCAACTGGCTTACCTTGTACGCCGTTCAGCTCAGAAACAATCTGATCTTCATTTTCAGACAACGTTTGCGCTAAAGAAGCAAACTTCTCTTTCAATTCAGCATCTTTATCTTGCGCTGCAAGTTCTTCAGCCCAGTACAACGTAAGGTAGAAATGGCTTCCACGGTTATCAAGCTCATTGACTTTACGCGATGGTGATTTGCCATTGAGCAATAATTTTTCAGTTGCCTTATCAAGTGCATCAGCAAGTACTTGCGCTTTTTCATTACCGGTCTTTTGTGCAGTGTGCTCAAGT
Encoded proteins:
- the hisA gene encoding 1-(5-phosphoribosyl)-5-[(5-phosphoribosylamino)methylideneamino]imidazole-4-carboxamide isomerase, with product MLPIPAIDLKDGQCVRLKQGRMEDATVFSDNPVDMAAHWIEQGATRLHLVDLNGAFAGSPQNADVVSAIAKRFPDIPLQIGGGIRDEATAKHYWDLGVDYCIIGSKAVSDPEYVAELAAKYPKKIILGIDAKDGMVATDGWAEVSSVKATDLARRFSADTIAAIIYTDISKDGMMGGVNVAQTAELAAATDIPVIASGGVASLDDIIALRDAQPAIYGTIVGRAIYDGAFTLREAYESAGI
- the deoD gene encoding purine-nucleoside phosphorylase, which produces MTPHINAPDGAFAETVLMPGDPLRAKYIAETYLENVEQVTDVRNMFGFTGTYKGKKISVMGHGMGIPSCSIYAKELITEYGVKNIIRVGSCGAVLDDVNVRDIVIGMGASTDSGVNRIRFRGHDFAAIADFELTRALVDAAEAHGKKARVGNLFSADLFYTPDFDMFEVMKKYNILGVEMEAAGIYGVAAEFGVRAAAICTVSDHILKGEATTAEERQTTFNDMMIIALEAAHAFSN